In a single window of the Euwallacea fornicatus isolate EFF26 chromosome 5, ASM4011564v1, whole genome shotgun sequence genome:
- the LOC136339422 gene encoding uncharacterized protein isoform X1 — MSSKKKDLEIVYSLRWKNGPKKEDKKETSIVVIFDIPATTMNFEVFKNYLLKNSGIAEDDVTVSFIMDNGKVYSINSQVDFQVALYAFRRKARVGEVINLLLEQISHQPNHKNLRHSNDVETQFDNAEPQSLVSACCNFEAPPDWFIAAIAQLKQEIKDEVTANISGIVANAVLELKKPLTTPQVPSIPVTVCPQRPRNKREKCLKKIGPYFGESASEYVHFDSLNRAKHLLKSVKLENKLEKLELKASKYREKRMALQHILKTSDQGPKSSDSEAGPSSSRSEKKEKHIQIELGVSQSKQENVEGPKMDARPITVQSVIPHMLGGEIYMHQWEVQNTGEDQWTSLTQLQYTWGSRKLVPVEKIIGVPFLKPGEKGVVSVRLHIPIQSGQYECYWQFTHKGRRFGHWLGAQVVVDAFDLKGNHSVLQKSSQVEEKENVAEILAQSAEPLASAFKPLHVNTAQNITQDLMKDVSESFDGSNSGRKRPFVSARNEDDDSDCSWNSQQFWSKFHDKGDFVVVPHVAIPQCYVLDTPECSPKGKIEQAEAATDTFDNNNNAAENNSVSAASGSSIKLRDEDLDNIVVITVPKDEQVKEGFIYVHVDGQKVLVPKNILKTEVVTAAQELESSPSAAKSVGVIIDSAESSLSNKSPTPSSASTFVGAPSLLQGEPVQRMENFDGNTLDSVPMKTLQEPLIPQQAIDLSIVTRDTLEESEDRGCYLEAGNYMSHCSAAGSCFSEVNSQIERQNRVFVFPQSIPGYEVVYPVLDINNSDCVNVTNFEATAPQPEQPIIESVPNYQQTPPQQRVHSENLGRALATSPDTPPATPPRQQQEEVVHLLPEALVTGAVNVASSALNTARSVINMIKPQSPGSWVNGRWVSTSPDTPREANLQALAEMGFWNRDQNATLLARFEDDINRVVAELVQ; from the exons AtgagttccaagaaaaaggaCCTGGAAATCGTGTATAGTTTGAGGTGGAAAAATGGCCCCAAAAAGGAGGACAAGAAGGAAACGTCCATTGTTGTCATTTTCGACATCCCCGCTACCACGATGAATTTCgaggtttttaaaaattatctg CTTAAAAATTCTGGCATAGCTGAAGATGATGTCACTGTTTCCTTCATAATGGACAATGGCAAAGTGTACTCTATAAACTCACAAGTTGACTTCCAAGTGGCCCTTTATGCCTTCAGACGTAAAGCCAGGGTTGGAGAAGTGATTAACTTGTTGCTGGAACAAATCTCCCATCAGCCCAATCATAAGAACCTAAGACACTCCAATGATGTGGAGACCCAATTTGATAATGCAGAGCCTCAGTCTCTTGTGTCTGCCTGTTGTAATTTTGAAGCCCCACCTGACTGGTTTATTGCTGCAATAGCACAG cTCAAACAAGAGATTAAAGATGAAGTTACTGCGAACATTTCTGGCATTGTGGCTAATGCTGTTTTGGAGTTGAAAAAGCCTTTAACTACACCTCAGGTCCCATCTATTCCTGTAACAGTATGCCCACAAAGACCTAGGAACAAGCGCGAGAAgtgtttgaagaaaattgggcCATACTTTGGGGAAAGTGCTTCTGAGTATGTTCATTTTGATTCATTAAACAG AGCGAAGCACTTACTAAAATCCGTAAAGTTGGAAAATAAGCTTGAAAAACTGGAGCTTAAAGCTTCAAAATATCGCGAGAAACGCATGGCCTTGCAGCACATCTTAAAAACGAGTGACCAGGGCCCAAAATCCAGTGACAGTGAAGCTGGGCCTTCAAGCAGTCGCAGcgagaaaaaagaaaaacacattCAAATAGAATTGGGAGTTTCACAGTCAAAGCAGGAAAATGTTGAGGGACCCAAAATGGATGCACGCCCTATTACTGTTCAGAGCGTTATTCCTCACATGCTTGGAGGAGAGATTTATATGCACCAGTGGGAGGTGCAGAATACTGGCGAGGACCAATGGACTTCTTTG ACCCAACTGCAGTACACCTGGGGCTCTAGGAAACTCGTACCAGTCGAGAAAATTATTGGAGTGCCCTTTTTGAAGCCAGGTGAGAAAGGGGTGGTGAGTGTTCGTCTACACATCCCCATTCAAAGCGGCCAGTATGAGTGCTATTGGCAGTTCACTCACAAGGGACGCAGGTTCGGGCATTGGTTAGGGGCTCAGGTCGTCGTAGATGCTTTCGACTTGAAGGGAAATCATTCAGTTCTGCAAAAAAGTAGTCAAGTTGAAG aaaaggaaAATGTGGCGGAAATTCTTGCACAATCAGCTGAACCTCTGGCCTCAGCCTTCAAGCCGCTTCATGTCAACACTGCTCAGAACATCACACAGGATTTGATGAAAGATGTATCAGAGAGCTTTGATGGTTCGAATTCGGGGCGTAAACGCCCTTTTGTGTCTGCCCGCAATGAAGATGACGACTCTGACTGTAGTTGGA ACTCTCAACAATTCTGGTCCAAATTCCACGACAAAGGAGACTTTGTAGTGGTACCCCACGTGGCTATACCCCAGTGTTATGTTTTGGACACTCCTGAATGCAGTCCAAAAGGCAAAATTGAGCAGGCTGAAGCTGCCACCGACACTTTTGACAACAACAATAATGCCGCCGAAAATAACAGCGTGTCAGCGGCTTCGGGTAGCTCTATTAAGCTCAGAGATGAGGATTTGGATAATATTGTTGTCATCACGGTTCCGAAAGACGAACAGGTCAAGGAGGGGTTCATTTATGTCCATGTCGACGGTCAGAAAGTGCTTGTTCCGAAGAATATTCTAAAGACCGAAGTGGTTACTGCAGCCCAGGAGCTGGAGAGTAGTCCCAGTGCTGCCAAATCTGTTGGAGTGATCATTGA TTCAGCGGAATCGTCGCTATCCAACAAATCTCCCACTCCCTCATCAGCGTCTACTTTCGTTGGTGCCCCGTCCCTCCTACAAGGGGAGCCAGTCCAAAGAATGGAAAACTTCGATGGCAACACTCTAGATTCAGTTCCGATGAAAACCTTACAGGAGCCTTTAATCCCACAGCAAGCAATTGATCTTTCCATTGTCACTCGAGACACCTTGGAGGAATCTGAGGATCGCGGTTGCTACCTCGAGGCCGGCAACTACATGTCTCATTGCTCGGCCGCCGGTTCCTGTTTCTCGGAGGTCAACAGCCAAATTGAACGCCAGAACCGGGTCTTCGTGTTTCCACAAAGCATTCCTGGATATGAAGTTGTCTATCCAGTCTTGGACATTAACAATTCAGATTGTGTAAATGTGACTAACTTTGAGGCAACAGCCCCGCAACCAGAGCAGCCGATCATAGAGTCCGTACCCAACTATCAACAGACACCCCCCCAGCAGCGGGTGCACTCTGAAAATCTTGGTCGTGCTCTTGCCACTTCTCCTGATACACCCCCCGCCACGCCTCCAAGGCAGCAACAAGAAGAAGTGGTGCATCTTTTGCCTGAAGCTTTGGTTACTGGGGCTGTCAATGTGGCTTCGTCGGCCTTGAATACTGCTAGGTCGGTTATCAACATGATCAAACCACAG TCTCCGGGTAGCTGGGTCAATGGGCGTTGGGTGAGTACCAGTCCTGACACACCACGTGAAGCCAATCTCCAGGCTTTGGCAGAAATGGGTTTCTGGAACCGGGATCAGAACGCCACTCTGCTGGCTCGCTTCGAGGACGATATTAATCGCGTTGTTGCCGAGTTGGTCCAATAG
- the LOC136339422 gene encoding uncharacterized protein isoform X3, with protein sequence MSSKKKDLEIVYSLRWKNGPKKEDKKETSIVVIFDIPATTMNFEVFKNYLLKNSGIAEDDVTVSFIMDNGKVYSINSQVDFQVALYAFRRKARVGEVINLLLEQISHQPNHKNLRHSNDVETQFDNAEPQSLVSACCNFEAPPDWFIAAIAQLKQEIKDEVTANISGIVANAVLELKKPLTTPQVPSIPVTVCPQRPRNKREKCLKKIGPYFGESASEAKHLLKSVKLENKLEKLELKASKYREKRMALQHILKTSDQGPKSSDSEAGPSSSRSEKKEKHIQIELGVSQSKQENVEGPKMDARPITVQSVIPHMLGGEIYMHQWEVQNTGEDQWTSLTQLQYTWGSRKLVPVEKIIGVPFLKPGEKGVVSVRLHIPIQSGQYECYWQFTHKGRRFGHWLGAQVVVDAFDLKGNHSVLQKSSQVEEKENVAEILAQSAEPLASAFKPLHVNTAQNITQDLMKDVSESFDGSNSGRKRPFVSARNEDDDSDCSWNSQQFWSKFHDKGDFVVVPHVAIPQCYVLDTPECSPKGKIEQAEAATDTFDNNNNAAENNSVSAASGSSIKLRDEDLDNIVVITVPKDEQVKEGFIYVHVDGQKVLVPKNILKTEVVTAAQELESSPSAAKSVGVIIDSAESSLSNKSPTPSSASTFVGAPSLLQGEPVQRMENFDGNTLDSVPMKTLQEPLIPQQAIDLSIVTRDTLEESEDRGCYLEAGNYMSHCSAAGSCFSEVNSQIERQNRVFVFPQSIPGYEVVYPVLDINNSDCVNVTNFEATAPQPEQPIIESVPNYQQTPPQQRVHSENLGRALATSPDTPPATPPRQQQEEVVHLLPEALVTGAVNVASSALNTARSVINMIKPQSPGSWVNGRWVSTSPDTPREANLQALAEMGFWNRDQNATLLARFEDDINRVVAELVQ encoded by the exons AtgagttccaagaaaaaggaCCTGGAAATCGTGTATAGTTTGAGGTGGAAAAATGGCCCCAAAAAGGAGGACAAGAAGGAAACGTCCATTGTTGTCATTTTCGACATCCCCGCTACCACGATGAATTTCgaggtttttaaaaattatctg CTTAAAAATTCTGGCATAGCTGAAGATGATGTCACTGTTTCCTTCATAATGGACAATGGCAAAGTGTACTCTATAAACTCACAAGTTGACTTCCAAGTGGCCCTTTATGCCTTCAGACGTAAAGCCAGGGTTGGAGAAGTGATTAACTTGTTGCTGGAACAAATCTCCCATCAGCCCAATCATAAGAACCTAAGACACTCCAATGATGTGGAGACCCAATTTGATAATGCAGAGCCTCAGTCTCTTGTGTCTGCCTGTTGTAATTTTGAAGCCCCACCTGACTGGTTTATTGCTGCAATAGCACAG cTCAAACAAGAGATTAAAGATGAAGTTACTGCGAACATTTCTGGCATTGTGGCTAATGCTGTTTTGGAGTTGAAAAAGCCTTTAACTACACCTCAGGTCCCATCTATTCCTGTAACAGTATGCCCACAAAGACCTAGGAACAAGCGCGAGAAgtgtttgaagaaaattgggcCATACTTTGGGGAAAGTGCTTCTGA AGCGAAGCACTTACTAAAATCCGTAAAGTTGGAAAATAAGCTTGAAAAACTGGAGCTTAAAGCTTCAAAATATCGCGAGAAACGCATGGCCTTGCAGCACATCTTAAAAACGAGTGACCAGGGCCCAAAATCCAGTGACAGTGAAGCTGGGCCTTCAAGCAGTCGCAGcgagaaaaaagaaaaacacattCAAATAGAATTGGGAGTTTCACAGTCAAAGCAGGAAAATGTTGAGGGACCCAAAATGGATGCACGCCCTATTACTGTTCAGAGCGTTATTCCTCACATGCTTGGAGGAGAGATTTATATGCACCAGTGGGAGGTGCAGAATACTGGCGAGGACCAATGGACTTCTTTG ACCCAACTGCAGTACACCTGGGGCTCTAGGAAACTCGTACCAGTCGAGAAAATTATTGGAGTGCCCTTTTTGAAGCCAGGTGAGAAAGGGGTGGTGAGTGTTCGTCTACACATCCCCATTCAAAGCGGCCAGTATGAGTGCTATTGGCAGTTCACTCACAAGGGACGCAGGTTCGGGCATTGGTTAGGGGCTCAGGTCGTCGTAGATGCTTTCGACTTGAAGGGAAATCATTCAGTTCTGCAAAAAAGTAGTCAAGTTGAAG aaaaggaaAATGTGGCGGAAATTCTTGCACAATCAGCTGAACCTCTGGCCTCAGCCTTCAAGCCGCTTCATGTCAACACTGCTCAGAACATCACACAGGATTTGATGAAAGATGTATCAGAGAGCTTTGATGGTTCGAATTCGGGGCGTAAACGCCCTTTTGTGTCTGCCCGCAATGAAGATGACGACTCTGACTGTAGTTGGA ACTCTCAACAATTCTGGTCCAAATTCCACGACAAAGGAGACTTTGTAGTGGTACCCCACGTGGCTATACCCCAGTGTTATGTTTTGGACACTCCTGAATGCAGTCCAAAAGGCAAAATTGAGCAGGCTGAAGCTGCCACCGACACTTTTGACAACAACAATAATGCCGCCGAAAATAACAGCGTGTCAGCGGCTTCGGGTAGCTCTATTAAGCTCAGAGATGAGGATTTGGATAATATTGTTGTCATCACGGTTCCGAAAGACGAACAGGTCAAGGAGGGGTTCATTTATGTCCATGTCGACGGTCAGAAAGTGCTTGTTCCGAAGAATATTCTAAAGACCGAAGTGGTTACTGCAGCCCAGGAGCTGGAGAGTAGTCCCAGTGCTGCCAAATCTGTTGGAGTGATCATTGA TTCAGCGGAATCGTCGCTATCCAACAAATCTCCCACTCCCTCATCAGCGTCTACTTTCGTTGGTGCCCCGTCCCTCCTACAAGGGGAGCCAGTCCAAAGAATGGAAAACTTCGATGGCAACACTCTAGATTCAGTTCCGATGAAAACCTTACAGGAGCCTTTAATCCCACAGCAAGCAATTGATCTTTCCATTGTCACTCGAGACACCTTGGAGGAATCTGAGGATCGCGGTTGCTACCTCGAGGCCGGCAACTACATGTCTCATTGCTCGGCCGCCGGTTCCTGTTTCTCGGAGGTCAACAGCCAAATTGAACGCCAGAACCGGGTCTTCGTGTTTCCACAAAGCATTCCTGGATATGAAGTTGTCTATCCAGTCTTGGACATTAACAATTCAGATTGTGTAAATGTGACTAACTTTGAGGCAACAGCCCCGCAACCAGAGCAGCCGATCATAGAGTCCGTACCCAACTATCAACAGACACCCCCCCAGCAGCGGGTGCACTCTGAAAATCTTGGTCGTGCTCTTGCCACTTCTCCTGATACACCCCCCGCCACGCCTCCAAGGCAGCAACAAGAAGAAGTGGTGCATCTTTTGCCTGAAGCTTTGGTTACTGGGGCTGTCAATGTGGCTTCGTCGGCCTTGAATACTGCTAGGTCGGTTATCAACATGATCAAACCACAG TCTCCGGGTAGCTGGGTCAATGGGCGTTGGGTGAGTACCAGTCCTGACACACCACGTGAAGCCAATCTCCAGGCTTTGGCAGAAATGGGTTTCTGGAACCGGGATCAGAACGCCACTCTGCTGGCTCGCTTCGAGGACGATATTAATCGCGTTGTTGCCGAGTTGGTCCAATAG
- the LOC136339422 gene encoding uncharacterized protein isoform X4, translating to MDNGKVYSINSQVDFQVALYAFRRKARVGEVINLLLEQISHQPNHKNLRHSNDVETQFDNAEPQSLVSACCNFEAPPDWFIAAIAQLKQEIKDEVTANISGIVANAVLELKKPLTTPQVPSIPVTVCPQRPRNKREKCLKKIGPYFGESASEYVHFDSLNRAKHLLKSVKLENKLEKLELKASKYREKRMALQHILKTSDQGPKSSDSEAGPSSSRSEKKEKHIQIELGVSQSKQENVEGPKMDARPITVQSVIPHMLGGEIYMHQWEVQNTGEDQWTSLTQLQYTWGSRKLVPVEKIIGVPFLKPGEKGVVSVRLHIPIQSGQYECYWQFTHKGRRFGHWLGAQVVVDAFDLKGNHSVLQKSSQVEEKENVAEILAQSAEPLASAFKPLHVNTAQNITQDLMKDVSESFDGSNSGRKRPFVSARNEDDDSDCSWNSQQFWSKFHDKGDFVVVPHVAIPQCYVLDTPECSPKGKIEQAEAATDTFDNNNNAAENNSVSAASGSSIKLRDEDLDNIVVITVPKDEQVKEGFIYVHVDGQKVLVPKNILKTEVVTAAQELESSPSAAKSVGVIIDSAESSLSNKSPTPSSASTFVGAPSLLQGEPVQRMENFDGNTLDSVPMKTLQEPLIPQQAIDLSIVTRDTLEESEDRGCYLEAGNYMSHCSAAGSCFSEVNSQIERQNRVFVFPQSIPGYEVVYPVLDINNSDCVNVTNFEATAPQPEQPIIESVPNYQQTPPQQRVHSENLGRALATSPDTPPATPPRQQQEEVVHLLPEALVTGAVNVASSALNTARSVINMIKPQSPGSWVNGRWVSTSPDTPREANLQALAEMGFWNRDQNATLLARFEDDINRVVAELVQ from the exons ATGGACAATGGCAAAGTGTACTCTATAAACTCACAAGTTGACTTCCAAGTGGCCCTTTATGCCTTCAGACGTAAAGCCAGGGTTGGAGAAGTGATTAACTTGTTGCTGGAACAAATCTCCCATCAGCCCAATCATAAGAACCTAAGACACTCCAATGATGTGGAGACCCAATTTGATAATGCAGAGCCTCAGTCTCTTGTGTCTGCCTGTTGTAATTTTGAAGCCCCACCTGACTGGTTTATTGCTGCAATAGCACAG cTCAAACAAGAGATTAAAGATGAAGTTACTGCGAACATTTCTGGCATTGTGGCTAATGCTGTTTTGGAGTTGAAAAAGCCTTTAACTACACCTCAGGTCCCATCTATTCCTGTAACAGTATGCCCACAAAGACCTAGGAACAAGCGCGAGAAgtgtttgaagaaaattgggcCATACTTTGGGGAAAGTGCTTCTGAGTATGTTCATTTTGATTCATTAAACAG AGCGAAGCACTTACTAAAATCCGTAAAGTTGGAAAATAAGCTTGAAAAACTGGAGCTTAAAGCTTCAAAATATCGCGAGAAACGCATGGCCTTGCAGCACATCTTAAAAACGAGTGACCAGGGCCCAAAATCCAGTGACAGTGAAGCTGGGCCTTCAAGCAGTCGCAGcgagaaaaaagaaaaacacattCAAATAGAATTGGGAGTTTCACAGTCAAAGCAGGAAAATGTTGAGGGACCCAAAATGGATGCACGCCCTATTACTGTTCAGAGCGTTATTCCTCACATGCTTGGAGGAGAGATTTATATGCACCAGTGGGAGGTGCAGAATACTGGCGAGGACCAATGGACTTCTTTG ACCCAACTGCAGTACACCTGGGGCTCTAGGAAACTCGTACCAGTCGAGAAAATTATTGGAGTGCCCTTTTTGAAGCCAGGTGAGAAAGGGGTGGTGAGTGTTCGTCTACACATCCCCATTCAAAGCGGCCAGTATGAGTGCTATTGGCAGTTCACTCACAAGGGACGCAGGTTCGGGCATTGGTTAGGGGCTCAGGTCGTCGTAGATGCTTTCGACTTGAAGGGAAATCATTCAGTTCTGCAAAAAAGTAGTCAAGTTGAAG aaaaggaaAATGTGGCGGAAATTCTTGCACAATCAGCTGAACCTCTGGCCTCAGCCTTCAAGCCGCTTCATGTCAACACTGCTCAGAACATCACACAGGATTTGATGAAAGATGTATCAGAGAGCTTTGATGGTTCGAATTCGGGGCGTAAACGCCCTTTTGTGTCTGCCCGCAATGAAGATGACGACTCTGACTGTAGTTGGA ACTCTCAACAATTCTGGTCCAAATTCCACGACAAAGGAGACTTTGTAGTGGTACCCCACGTGGCTATACCCCAGTGTTATGTTTTGGACACTCCTGAATGCAGTCCAAAAGGCAAAATTGAGCAGGCTGAAGCTGCCACCGACACTTTTGACAACAACAATAATGCCGCCGAAAATAACAGCGTGTCAGCGGCTTCGGGTAGCTCTATTAAGCTCAGAGATGAGGATTTGGATAATATTGTTGTCATCACGGTTCCGAAAGACGAACAGGTCAAGGAGGGGTTCATTTATGTCCATGTCGACGGTCAGAAAGTGCTTGTTCCGAAGAATATTCTAAAGACCGAAGTGGTTACTGCAGCCCAGGAGCTGGAGAGTAGTCCCAGTGCTGCCAAATCTGTTGGAGTGATCATTGA TTCAGCGGAATCGTCGCTATCCAACAAATCTCCCACTCCCTCATCAGCGTCTACTTTCGTTGGTGCCCCGTCCCTCCTACAAGGGGAGCCAGTCCAAAGAATGGAAAACTTCGATGGCAACACTCTAGATTCAGTTCCGATGAAAACCTTACAGGAGCCTTTAATCCCACAGCAAGCAATTGATCTTTCCATTGTCACTCGAGACACCTTGGAGGAATCTGAGGATCGCGGTTGCTACCTCGAGGCCGGCAACTACATGTCTCATTGCTCGGCCGCCGGTTCCTGTTTCTCGGAGGTCAACAGCCAAATTGAACGCCAGAACCGGGTCTTCGTGTTTCCACAAAGCATTCCTGGATATGAAGTTGTCTATCCAGTCTTGGACATTAACAATTCAGATTGTGTAAATGTGACTAACTTTGAGGCAACAGCCCCGCAACCAGAGCAGCCGATCATAGAGTCCGTACCCAACTATCAACAGACACCCCCCCAGCAGCGGGTGCACTCTGAAAATCTTGGTCGTGCTCTTGCCACTTCTCCTGATACACCCCCCGCCACGCCTCCAAGGCAGCAACAAGAAGAAGTGGTGCATCTTTTGCCTGAAGCTTTGGTTACTGGGGCTGTCAATGTGGCTTCGTCGGCCTTGAATACTGCTAGGTCGGTTATCAACATGATCAAACCACAG TCTCCGGGTAGCTGGGTCAATGGGCGTTGGGTGAGTACCAGTCCTGACACACCACGTGAAGCCAATCTCCAGGCTTTGGCAGAAATGGGTTTCTGGAACCGGGATCAGAACGCCACTCTGCTGGCTCGCTTCGAGGACGATATTAATCGCGTTGTTGCCGAGTTGGTCCAATAG
- the LOC136339422 gene encoding uncharacterized protein isoform X2 yields MSSKKKDLEIVYSLRWKNGPKKEDKKETSIVVIFDIPATTMNFEVFKNYLLKNSGIAEDDVTVSFIMDNGKVYSINSQVDFQVALYAFRRKARVGEVINLLLEQISHQPNHKNLRHSNDVETQFDNAEPQSLVSACCNFEAPPDWFIAAIAQLKQEIKDEVTANISGIVANAVLELKKPLTTPQVPSIPVTVCPQRPRNKREKCLKKIGPYFGESASEYVHFDSLNRAKHLLKSVKLENKLEKLELKASKYREKRMALQHILKTSDQGPKSSDSEAGPSSSRSEKKEKHIQIELGVSQSKQENVEGPKMDARPITVQSVIPHMLGGEIYMHQWEVQNTGEDQWTSLTQLQYTWGSRKLVPVEKIIGVPFLKPGEKGVVSVRLHIPIQSGQYECYWQFTHKGRRFGHWLGAQVVVDAFDLKGNHSVLQKSSQVEEKENVAEILAQSAEPLASAFKPLHVNTAQNITQDLMKDVSESFDGSNSGRKRPFVSARNEDDDSDYSQQFWSKFHDKGDFVVVPHVAIPQCYVLDTPECSPKGKIEQAEAATDTFDNNNNAAENNSVSAASGSSIKLRDEDLDNIVVITVPKDEQVKEGFIYVHVDGQKVLVPKNILKTEVVTAAQELESSPSAAKSVGVIIDSAESSLSNKSPTPSSASTFVGAPSLLQGEPVQRMENFDGNTLDSVPMKTLQEPLIPQQAIDLSIVTRDTLEESEDRGCYLEAGNYMSHCSAAGSCFSEVNSQIERQNRVFVFPQSIPGYEVVYPVLDINNSDCVNVTNFEATAPQPEQPIIESVPNYQQTPPQQRVHSENLGRALATSPDTPPATPPRQQQEEVVHLLPEALVTGAVNVASSALNTARSVINMIKPQSPGSWVNGRWVSTSPDTPREANLQALAEMGFWNRDQNATLLARFEDDINRVVAELVQ; encoded by the exons AtgagttccaagaaaaaggaCCTGGAAATCGTGTATAGTTTGAGGTGGAAAAATGGCCCCAAAAAGGAGGACAAGAAGGAAACGTCCATTGTTGTCATTTTCGACATCCCCGCTACCACGATGAATTTCgaggtttttaaaaattatctg CTTAAAAATTCTGGCATAGCTGAAGATGATGTCACTGTTTCCTTCATAATGGACAATGGCAAAGTGTACTCTATAAACTCACAAGTTGACTTCCAAGTGGCCCTTTATGCCTTCAGACGTAAAGCCAGGGTTGGAGAAGTGATTAACTTGTTGCTGGAACAAATCTCCCATCAGCCCAATCATAAGAACCTAAGACACTCCAATGATGTGGAGACCCAATTTGATAATGCAGAGCCTCAGTCTCTTGTGTCTGCCTGTTGTAATTTTGAAGCCCCACCTGACTGGTTTATTGCTGCAATAGCACAG cTCAAACAAGAGATTAAAGATGAAGTTACTGCGAACATTTCTGGCATTGTGGCTAATGCTGTTTTGGAGTTGAAAAAGCCTTTAACTACACCTCAGGTCCCATCTATTCCTGTAACAGTATGCCCACAAAGACCTAGGAACAAGCGCGAGAAgtgtttgaagaaaattgggcCATACTTTGGGGAAAGTGCTTCTGAGTATGTTCATTTTGATTCATTAAACAG AGCGAAGCACTTACTAAAATCCGTAAAGTTGGAAAATAAGCTTGAAAAACTGGAGCTTAAAGCTTCAAAATATCGCGAGAAACGCATGGCCTTGCAGCACATCTTAAAAACGAGTGACCAGGGCCCAAAATCCAGTGACAGTGAAGCTGGGCCTTCAAGCAGTCGCAGcgagaaaaaagaaaaacacattCAAATAGAATTGGGAGTTTCACAGTCAAAGCAGGAAAATGTTGAGGGACCCAAAATGGATGCACGCCCTATTACTGTTCAGAGCGTTATTCCTCACATGCTTGGAGGAGAGATTTATATGCACCAGTGGGAGGTGCAGAATACTGGCGAGGACCAATGGACTTCTTTG ACCCAACTGCAGTACACCTGGGGCTCTAGGAAACTCGTACCAGTCGAGAAAATTATTGGAGTGCCCTTTTTGAAGCCAGGTGAGAAAGGGGTGGTGAGTGTTCGTCTACACATCCCCATTCAAAGCGGCCAGTATGAGTGCTATTGGCAGTTCACTCACAAGGGACGCAGGTTCGGGCATTGGTTAGGGGCTCAGGTCGTCGTAGATGCTTTCGACTTGAAGGGAAATCATTCAGTTCTGCAAAAAAGTAGTCAAGTTGAAG aaaaggaaAATGTGGCGGAAATTCTTGCACAATCAGCTGAACCTCTGGCCTCAGCCTTCAAGCCGCTTCATGTCAACACTGCTCAGAACATCACACAGGATTTGATGAAAGATGTATCAGAGAGCTTTGATGGTTCGAATTCGGGGCGTAAACGCCCTTTTGTGTCTGCCCGCAATGAAGATGACGACTCTGACT ACTCTCAACAATTCTGGTCCAAATTCCACGACAAAGGAGACTTTGTAGTGGTACCCCACGTGGCTATACCCCAGTGTTATGTTTTGGACACTCCTGAATGCAGTCCAAAAGGCAAAATTGAGCAGGCTGAAGCTGCCACCGACACTTTTGACAACAACAATAATGCCGCCGAAAATAACAGCGTGTCAGCGGCTTCGGGTAGCTCTATTAAGCTCAGAGATGAGGATTTGGATAATATTGTTGTCATCACGGTTCCGAAAGACGAACAGGTCAAGGAGGGGTTCATTTATGTCCATGTCGACGGTCAGAAAGTGCTTGTTCCGAAGAATATTCTAAAGACCGAAGTGGTTACTGCAGCCCAGGAGCTGGAGAGTAGTCCCAGTGCTGCCAAATCTGTTGGAGTGATCATTGA TTCAGCGGAATCGTCGCTATCCAACAAATCTCCCACTCCCTCATCAGCGTCTACTTTCGTTGGTGCCCCGTCCCTCCTACAAGGGGAGCCAGTCCAAAGAATGGAAAACTTCGATGGCAACACTCTAGATTCAGTTCCGATGAAAACCTTACAGGAGCCTTTAATCCCACAGCAAGCAATTGATCTTTCCATTGTCACTCGAGACACCTTGGAGGAATCTGAGGATCGCGGTTGCTACCTCGAGGCCGGCAACTACATGTCTCATTGCTCGGCCGCCGGTTCCTGTTTCTCGGAGGTCAACAGCCAAATTGAACGCCAGAACCGGGTCTTCGTGTTTCCACAAAGCATTCCTGGATATGAAGTTGTCTATCCAGTCTTGGACATTAACAATTCAGATTGTGTAAATGTGACTAACTTTGAGGCAACAGCCCCGCAACCAGAGCAGCCGATCATAGAGTCCGTACCCAACTATCAACAGACACCCCCCCAGCAGCGGGTGCACTCTGAAAATCTTGGTCGTGCTCTTGCCACTTCTCCTGATACACCCCCCGCCACGCCTCCAAGGCAGCAACAAGAAGAAGTGGTGCATCTTTTGCCTGAAGCTTTGGTTACTGGGGCTGTCAATGTGGCTTCGTCGGCCTTGAATACTGCTAGGTCGGTTATCAACATGATCAAACCACAG TCTCCGGGTAGCTGGGTCAATGGGCGTTGGGTGAGTACCAGTCCTGACACACCACGTGAAGCCAATCTCCAGGCTTTGGCAGAAATGGGTTTCTGGAACCGGGATCAGAACGCCACTCTGCTGGCTCGCTTCGAGGACGATATTAATCGCGTTGTTGCCGAGTTGGTCCAATAG